Proteins from a genomic interval of uncultured Desulfuromusa sp.:
- a CDS encoding TetR/AcrR family transcriptional regulator, whose protein sequence is MDKLPVKERILNTADRLFYEQGYRATGINQIIKEAEVAKASFYQYFPSKEELCREYLEQRSLTANARQESFLNIGDTPADRICNLFGNIRHNARTNNFNGCPFLNISAEINAHESILRQAVKQHKSRLIKLIKNKLADYPDQDTLAEMIYVIYEGANIAVKNYRDLWPVERAEKLTRELMTRKTI, encoded by the coding sequence ATGGATAAATTACCGGTCAAAGAACGAATTCTGAACACCGCGGACAGACTCTTTTACGAGCAGGGTTACCGGGCAACGGGGATTAACCAGATCATCAAGGAAGCGGAAGTGGCAAAAGCCAGCTTCTACCAATATTTCCCGTCGAAAGAGGAACTATGTCGGGAATATCTGGAGCAACGCAGTCTCACGGCCAACGCCCGGCAGGAGAGTTTTCTCAATATCGGGGATACCCCTGCCGACCGGATCTGCAACCTGTTCGGAAACATTCGCCATAACGCACGGACAAATAACTTCAACGGCTGCCCTTTCCTGAACATCTCTGCTGAAATCAACGCACATGAGAGCATCCTCCGGCAAGCGGTCAAACAGCATAAGAGCCGACTGATCAAGCTGATCAAAAACAAGCTGGCTGACTACCCCGATCAGGATACTCTCGCGGAGATGATCTACGTCATCTATGAGGGAGCCAACATTGCAGTAAAAAACTACCGCGACCTCTGGCCTGTGGAACGGGCAGAGAAGCTGACCCGGGAGTTAATGACAAGGAAGACAATATGA
- a CDS encoding 4Fe-4S ferredoxin: MNSAQLRTLAERTVHGIVETSPVNTLKGFDERSWDSSIIGFAAGDDPLFASYKKLIGPFYWTPAEIMQLAYPSETFSEHQLSVICWILPQTERTLVDQRKADKLPASRWVHSRHYGEKFNEYLRATVRDTFRASGIKAAAPAITEGFGYRESKKFGLASNWSERHTAFVAGLGTFGLSDGFITERGKAVRIGSVIINAKIKPDTRKNTSHTANCLWYAKGTCGACIKRCPVDAITAKGHDKKACFDYIRGVTAPYAKEILGAYETPCGLCQVKIPCERRNPVSG, translated from the coding sequence ATGAATTCAGCACAATTGCGGACATTGGCAGAAAGAACCGTACACGGAATCGTGGAAACCTCTCCGGTCAACACCCTGAAAGGTTTTGACGAAAGATCATGGGATAGCTCGATCATCGGCTTTGCTGCCGGCGACGACCCCCTTTTCGCCTCTTATAAGAAGCTGATTGGCCCATTCTATTGGACTCCAGCTGAAATCATGCAACTGGCTTATCCCAGTGAAACTTTTTCTGAACACCAGCTGAGTGTCATCTGCTGGATTCTGCCACAGACCGAAAGGACCCTGGTGGACCAGAGAAAAGCAGACAAACTTCCCGCCTCCAGATGGGTTCACTCCAGGCATTATGGAGAAAAATTCAACGAATATCTGCGGGCCACGGTTCGCGATACTTTCAGAGCCTCAGGAATAAAGGCCGCAGCTCCAGCCATCACGGAAGGATTCGGTTACCGGGAATCAAAAAAATTCGGGTTGGCTTCAAACTGGTCCGAGCGGCACACGGCGTTTGTCGCCGGACTTGGAACATTCGGCCTTTCAGATGGCTTTATCACGGAGCGTGGCAAAGCGGTAAGAATTGGCTCCGTCATTATTAATGCCAAAATCAAACCAGACACAAGAAAAAACACCTCACACACTGCAAACTGCCTGTGGTACGCAAAGGGAACTTGCGGGGCCTGCATCAAAAGGTGCCCGGTCGATGCCATCACCGCCAAAGGGCACGACAAAAAAGCCTGTTTCGACTACATTCGGGGCGTGACCGCACCCTATGCCAAAGAGATCCTTGGAGCCTATGAAACGCCATGCGGACTATGCCAGGTAAAAATTCCCTGCGAAAGACGCAACCCGGTTTCAGGCTGA